A genomic stretch from Telopea speciosissima isolate NSW1024214 ecotype Mountain lineage chromosome 7, Tspe_v1, whole genome shotgun sequence includes:
- the LOC122668214 gene encoding ABC transporter C family member 3-like, producing MDPLLALGYKKTLDLDDVPQLASCDSANVVFARFRDNLESDYNGNGNGSQVSTLKLVKALIFSTWEEILWTAIFSIACMLASYVGPYLIDSFVQYLNSPYQLKYKGYVLVFIFFLSKLIRCILERFLFFHLRKMGIKVRAALFSIIYKKGLRISSQSKQGHTSGEHINMMSVDVGRIGLFSWYLHNIWKVPIQIVLALLILYKSLGLASLVALVATMILMLANIPLGKLQEKYQEELMDSKDRRMKVTSEALRNIRILKFQGWEMKFLAKIIELRNFETRWIKKLLYSSAMISFVYLSAPMFVSMVTFGFCMFMGIPLESGKIISALATFEILRGPIYNLPDTISMVVQTKVSLDRITSFLCLDDFHPNIVQKPPKDGAEVAIEIVKGNFSWDLHSPNLTLKDLNFRVYHGMGVAICGSVGSGKSSLLSCILGEVAKVSGDIKLNGTKAYVAQSPWIQSGKIVDNILFGKEMDKERYEMILEACSLKNDLKLCAFGDQTIIGERGINLSGGQKQRIQIARALYHDADIYLLDDPFSALDAHTGTHLFKVTIDQSAVDTSIPQQIEELLISIIGFLGTAAVMSQIAWQMLIVFIPMTVTCIWYQQYYRSTARELSRIAGVCQAPIIQHFAESSLGSTTIRCFDQEERFMDTNLKLVDQYSRPTFHISGAMEWLCFRMDMLTSITYAISLVFLMSMLKGVLSSGVMGLAVTYGLGFSMHGVIWDLCILENIIISVERILQYTYIPSEPPLLVDENMPSHEWPSQGKIDIVNLQVRYAPHLPLVLRGLTCTFPGGMKIGIVGQTGSGKSTLVQALFRMIEPTTGQILVDGINISKIGLHDLRPRFSIIPQDPTMFEGTIRSNLDPLEEYTDEQMWEALDRCQLGDEVRKKKGKLDSTVAENGENWSMGQRQLVCLGRVLLKRSKVLVLDEATASMDVATDYLIQQTLSRHFLGSTVITIAHRITSILDIDRVLLLDNG from the exons ATGGACCCTTTGCTTGCACTCGGGTATAAAAAAACATTGGACCTTGATGATGTTCCTCAACTTGCCAGTTGTGATAGTGCTAATGTGGTCTTTGCTCGTTTTAGAGATAACCTTGAATCTGATTATAATGGCAATGGTAATGGTAGTCAGGTAAGCACGCTCAAGCTGGTGAAGGCATTGATTTTCTCAACGTGGGAAGAAATTCTATGGACGGCTATATTCTCCATTGCATGTATGTTGGCTTCTTATGTTGGACCATATCTTATTGATTCTTTTGTTCAGTATCTCAATAGCCCTTACCAACTAAAATATAAAGGCTATGTTCtagtatttattttctttctttcaaagctCATAAGATGCATCTTAGAAAGGTTCTTGTTCTTTCATCTGCGAAAGATGGGAATTAAGGTCCGTGCTGCATTATTCTCAATAATCTATAAAAAGGGTCTCAGGATTTCAAGCCAATCAAAGCAGGGACACACTAGTGGTGAGCACATTAATATGATGAGTGTTGATGTTGGAAGGATTGGCCTTTTCAGTTGGTACTTGCACAATATATGGAAGGTGCCTATTCAAATTGTTCTAGCATTGTTGATCTTGTACAAGAGCCTTGGGCTAGCTTCACTTGTAGCTCTTGTTGCCACAATGATTTTGATGTTAGCAAATATTCCACTAGGAAAATTACAAGAGAAATATCAAGAGGAATTGATGGATTCAAAAGATCGACGGATGAAGGTGACATCTGAGGCTTTGAGGAATATTAGGATTCTCAAGTTCCAAGGCTGGGAAATGAAGTTCTTGGCTAAGATAATTGAACTCAGAAACTTTGAAACAAGATGGATAAAAAAGTTATTGTATTCATCAGCTATGATTTCCTTTGTCTACTTGTCTGCTCCCATGTTTGTATCAATGGTTACGTTTGGGTTTTGTATGTTCATGGGAATTCCACTAGAGTCGGGGAAGATTATATCTGCACTGGCAACATTTGAGATATTGCGAGGGCCCATTTATAATCTCCCAGACACAATATCCATGGTAGTTCAAACTAAAGTTTCCCTTGATAGGATAACCTCATTCCTTTGTCTCGATGATTTTCATCCGAATATAGTACAGAAGCCTCCAAAAGATGGTGCTGAGGTTGCAATTGAGATAGTCAAGGGGAATTTCTCTTGGGACCTTCATTCGCCTAATCTCACATTAAAAGATCTTAATTTTCGAGTGTATCATGGTATGGGTGTGGCTATTTGTGGTTCTGTTGGATCAGGCAAATCAAGCTTACTTTCATGCATATTGGGGGAAGTGGCGAAAGTATCAGGAGACATTAAGTTAAATGGGACGAAAGCCTATGTGGCGCAATCACCTTGGATACAAAGTGGTAAGATAGTAGACAATATATTGTTTGGTAAGGAGATGGACAAGGAAAGATATGAGATGATCCTAGAAGCATGTTCATTAAAGAATGACCTAAAATTGTGTGCCTTTGGGGATCAAACTATCATAGGGGAGAGAGGGATTAACCTAAGTGGTGGGCAGAAGCAAAGAATCCAGATTGCACGTGCTTTGTACCATGATGCTGATATCTATCTACTTGATGATCCTTTCAGTGCTTTGGATGCTCACACAGGAACTCATCTATTCAAG GTAACCATAGATCAAAGTGCAGTTGATACCTCTATTCCACAACAAATTGAAGAACTTCTTATCTCAATCATAGGATTCCTAGGAACTGCTGCAGTAATGTCACAAATTGCATGGCAAATGTTAATAGTTTTTATTCCGATGACTGTGACATGCATTTGGTACCAG CAATACTATAGATCTACAGCACGAGAACTTTCAAGGATAGCTGGAGTATGCCAAGCTCCAATTATACAACATTTTGCTGAATCTAGTTTAGGTTCAACCACAATCAGATGCTTCGATCAAGAAGAGAGGTTTATGGACACAAACCTCAAGCTAGTGGATCAGTATTCCCGACCGACATTTCATATCTCTGGCGCAATGGAGTGGTTATGCTTCCGCATGGATATGTTGACATCCATCACATATGCCATCTCTTTGGTTTTCTTGATGTCAATGTTGAAGGGAGTACTTAGTTCTG GTGTTATGGGTTTAGCAGTCACATATGGGCTTGGTTTCAGTATGCATGGGGTCATATGGGATCTTTGCATTCTTGAAAATATAATCATATCCGTTGAGAGAATACTACAATACACCTACATCCCTAGTGAACCCCCTTTGCTGGTAGATGAAAATATGCCAAGTCATGAATGGCCATCGCAAGGGAAAATTGATATTGTTAATTTGCAG GTTCGGTATGCCCCACACCTTCCTCTTGTTTTGCGAGGTCTCACATGCACTTTCCCCGGAGGGATGAAGATTGGCATTGTTGGGCAAACTGGAAGTGGTAAATCAACTCTCGTGCAAGCTCTCTTTCGTATGATTGAACCTACAACAGGTCAGATTTTGGTAGATGGTATCAACATCTCCAAGATTGGCCTTCATGACTTACGGCCAAGATTTAGCATCATCCCACAAGATCCAACAATGTTTGAGGGGACTATAAGAAGCAATCTTGACCCGCTTGAAGAGTACACTGATGAACAGATGTGGgag GCTTTAGATAGATGTCAACTTGGTGATGAGgttagaaagaagaaagggaagcttGATTCTACAG TGGCTGAGAATGGAGAGAATTGGAGCATGGGTCAACGACAACTAGTTTGTTTAGGGCGGGTATTACTCAAGAGGAGTAAAGTGTTAGTACTTGATGAAGCTACTGCTTCGATGGACGTTGCGACTGACTATCTAATTCAGCAAACGCTTAGTCGACACTTCTTAGGGTCTACTGTCATCACAATTGCACATAGAATAACATCAATTCTTGATATTGATAGGGTCCTCCTTCTTGATAATGGTTAG
- the LOC122669346 gene encoding GATA transcription factor 9-like, with product MAMYESYKAGDFLDFTLDDFEEKENETKQMLSSGDLGSFAASLSGLPESQLCIPDDPIEDLEWFPNFADGSISLSGIPTSPDRETVSFSGFPKTPQQETEENINRETPRKGFDGHLRKVIPSKKPRSKRVGGRAWASMKGPSSLSLPESGVLAPEKSGGVVLGRRCTHCEVDNTPQWRLGPMGPKTLCNACGVRYKSGRLVPEYRPAASPSFNNGVHSNSHRKIMKLREVRYG from the coding sequence atGGCTATGTACGAGAGCTACAAAGCAGGTGACTTCCTGGACTTCACCTTGGACgactttgaagagaaagaaaatgaaaccaAACAAATGCTGAGTTCGGGTGATTTAGGAAGTTTTGCAGCAAGTTTAAGCGGTTTACCGGAGAGCCAGCTGTGCATACCGGACGACCCAATAGAGGATTTAGAGTGGTTTCCCAATTTTGCCGACGGTTCCATCTCCTTAAGTGGTATTCCGACTAGCCCAGACCGTGAAACCGTCTCCTTCAGTGGTTTTCCAAAGACCCCACAGCAAGAAACTGAAGAGAACATTAACAGAGAAACCCCAAGGAAGGGGTTTGATGGGCATCTTAGAAAAGTGATACCCAGTAAGAAACCAAGGAGCAAGCGCGTGGGTGGACGCGCTTGGGCGTCCATGAAGGGTCCCTCGTCGCTCTCATTGCCGGAAAGTGGGGTTTTGGCGCCGGAGAAGAGTGGTGGTGTTGTGCTGGGGAGGAGGTGTACGCATTGTGAGGTAGATAATACACCGCAGTGGAGATTGGGGCCCATGGGGCCTAAAACGCTGTGTAATGCATGCGGGGTGCGGTACAAGTCTGGTCGGTTGGTGCCGGAATATCGGCCGGCGGCGAGTCCAAGCTTCAACAATGGGGTGCATTCAAACAGTCATAGGAAGATAATGAAGCTGAGGGAGGTAAGATATGGGTAG